From the Sphingobacteriia bacterium genome, one window contains:
- a CDS encoding response regulator — MNIVLIDDEITYHSTLSLCSLVNGYNLMAFLSPKEGLQYIFANSENIDIILLDLMMPEIDGIEVLKRLKNNNSTANIPVIIQTGIANPNATNQCMALGAKACITKPYFPKIITEAIQNIKIN, encoded by the coding sequence ATGAATATAGTTCTTATCGATGATGAAATAACTTATCATTCTACCCTAAGCTTATGTTCATTAGTAAATGGGTATAATTTAATGGCTTTTTTAAGCCCTAAAGAGGGTTTACAATATATTTTCGCAAATTCAGAGAATATTGATATTATATTACTTGATTTAATGATGCCTGAGATTGATGGTATCGAAGTACTAAAAAGACTTAAAAATAATAATAGTACAGCAAATATACCAGTAATTATCCAGACAGGCATTGCAAACCCTAATGCAACAAATCAATGCATGGCACTTGGTGCTAAAGCCTGCATCACAAAACCTTACTTTCCTAAAATAATCACTGAAGCAATACAGAATATAAAGATAAATTAG
- a CDS encoding ankyrin repeat domain-containing protein yields the protein MNNYINLKKACNTNDLELLRNEISLVPENMRNYFLNKLDTTTGTTLLHLAIKNEALEVVEELLKHGANPNSFDSLQYTPLFEAVLFKNINIVKILLKYGANPTLKNKLNCSPRELAEKYNFFEITENFSQYHYKN from the coding sequence ATGAATAATTATATTAACTTAAAGAAAGCTTGTAACACTAACGACTTAGAATTATTAAGAAATGAAATAAGCTTAGTCCCAGAAAATATGAGAAATTATTTTCTTAATAAGCTTGATACAACTACAGGAACTACTCTTTTACATTTAGCTATAAAAAATGAAGCTTTAGAAGTAGTAGAAGAGCTATTAAAGCATGGAGCTAATCCAAATAGCTTTGACTCTTTACAATATACTCCTTTGTTTGAAGCAGTTCTATTTAAGAATATAAATATTGTTAAAATACTTCTAAAATATGGGGCTAACCCTACCCTAAAGAATAAACTTAATTGTAGCCCTCGAGAACTAGCTGAAAAATATAACTTTTTTGAAATTACAGAAAATTTTAGTCAATATCACTATAAAAATTAA
- a CDS encoding GNAT family N-acetyltransferase: MKIEIFEIQNFDLEHEIADVYLNSWITTYKDLFDENLVNSVKKEDIINRRRRLLSLKHACTFIAVYEKKVIGFCDLGKFRVHENIEISNQRQIYSKPGEIYMMYILEKFQRQGIGKKLFGQASKFLEQTNLYPFILWTLKNNKMACNFYEKLGGRIYGSIDIPVDKKRYIEIAYIFDDDSKPVINTQLNSC; the protein is encoded by the coding sequence ATGAAAATTGAAATATTTGAAATACAGAATTTTGATTTAGAACATGAAATAGCTGATGTTTACCTAAATTCTTGGATAACAACTTATAAAGATTTATTCGATGAAAATTTAGTCAATAGCGTTAAAAAGGAAGATATTATAAACAGAAGAAGAAGACTTTTATCTCTTAAACACGCATGTACATTTATTGCAGTGTACGAAAAGAAAGTAATTGGGTTTTGTGATTTAGGGAAATTTAGAGTTCATGAAAATATTGAAATTTCTAATCAAAGGCAAATTTACTCGAAACCAGGTGAAATTTATATGATGTATATTCTTGAAAAATTTCAACGTCAGGGGATTGGGAAAAAACTTTTTGGACAAGCATCGAAATTTTTAGAACAAACGAATCTATATCCCTTTATACTTTGGACTTTAAAAAATAATAAAATGGCTTGTAATTTTTATGAGAAATTAGGTGGGAGAATCTATGGGTCCATTGATATCCCTGTTGATAAAAAAAGATATATAGAAATTGCTTACATTTTTGATGATGATTCAAAGCCAGTTATAAATACACAATTAAATTCTTGTTAA